A window of the Diabrotica undecimpunctata isolate CICGRU chromosome 1, icDiaUnde3, whole genome shotgun sequence genome harbors these coding sequences:
- the LOC140434499 gene encoding uncharacterized protein, with protein sequence MQPLPSSRTVLPSFPHSQHRPVIIELGIQIPIVESTPRPRWNFNKGNWPEFTKELDTCIRFIDPKANNYHRFLGMVMSIAKKHIPRGFRKEYIPGWTEESQKLYDEFLKSEDPEIGDNLLKSLDSTRLNKWKSTVEHIDFSRSSRKAWGLIRKLGEASRAQHLNKSTIEPNKIANRIIENSRAPSEKTHTSTVKRALKQLKANTPATSEYSRAFSLDEINEALNQTKTGKAAGFDGMYPEFIVHTGTKTRQWLKKFFSDIVNTAVLPPEFKRTKIIAIQKSGKDNKLPESYRPIALLSCLLQVIAALKEMKNYRPGAGEMKNYWSPGADRLGIKAIEAGEILLKTVSDCHNAVILL encoded by the exons ATGCAACCACTTCCAAGCTCTCGAACTGTACTTCCCAGTTTCCCTCACAGCCAACATCGACCTGTCATAATCGAACTAGGCATACAAATTCCTATCGTTGAATCCACGCCGAGACCCCGTTGGAATTTTAATAAAGGAAATTGGCCCGAATTCACCAAAGAGCTGGACACCTGCATTCGCTTCATTGACCCAAAGGCCAACAATTATCACCGTTTTTTAGGAATGGTTATGTCTATCGCCAAAAAACATATCCCCCGAGGTTTCCGAAAGGAGTACATCCCAGGCTGGACGGAAGAAAGCCAAAAACTATATGACGAATTTTTGAAATCAGAAGATCCCGAAATTGGTGACAACTTACTGAAGTCACTGGACTCAACAagacttaataaatggaagtCTACCGTAGAACATATTGATTTCTCACGTTCCAGTCGAAAGGCATGGGGACTGATCCGCAAACTGGGCGAAGCAAGCAGAGCGCAACACTTAAACAAATCAACAATTGAGCCAAATAAAATAGCCAATAGAATAATTGAGAACTCCCGAGCTCCATCTGAGAAAACTCATACATCTACCGTAAAAAGAGCTCTTAAACAACTTAAAGCAAATACTCCCGCAACATCAGAATACTCACGTGCCTTctcattggatgaaataaacgaAGCGCTTAATCAAACTAAAACAGGAAAAGCAGCAGGCTTCGATGGAATGTATCCTGAGTTTATAGTCCACACTGGTACAAAAACACGACAGTGGCTCAAAAAATTCTTTAGCGACATTGTGAATACAGCTGTGCTACCCCCagaattcaaaagaacaaaaattatcgcaATCCAGAAGTCTGGCAAAGACAACAAGCTGCCTGAAAGTTACCGGCCTATTGCCTTACTCAGTTGCT TGTTACAAGTAATAGCAGCTTTGAAGGAAATGAAGAACTATCGTCCTGGTGCTGGGGAAATGAAGAACTATTGGTCGCCTGGTGCTGATAGACTCGGTATTAAGGCAATAGAAGCAGGAGAAATCCTACTAAAAACAGTAAGCGACTGCCACAATGCAGTGATACTCCTGTAA